The following proteins are encoded in a genomic region of [Eubacterium] hominis:
- a CDS encoding minor capsid protein: protein MTSEEYWADREKQKQDKIDEVTDVEVERVRQAIAEAVEALDHEIHRIYMKYAVDNKMDYWDALQYLTDSERKEFQRDLQYYIDKYHDSDYVKKYKKELHSLSVRARVQRIEAFKANIKRHASDLEELLNTSVRDSISTLYTVGYMNALYESIKGAPPTRKQIVPAFNEKAIREILDTPWSGKNYSSKVWDLSGDFSKKLEEKLIQGLIQGKHPDVIAREFRAFGFGKEKHLGRGGLAWRAESLIRTEATNIVEQAQLNAYKETNTEEYYFMTAKDGKVCSVCREVTKKPISIDKARQGVNYPPMHTCCRCTTKAATRFDDNTDDYYDLYEKNYDEWKKKYIDPELEKLNKFDK, encoded by the coding sequence ATGACAAGTGAGGAGTATTGGGCGGATCGAGAAAAGCAGAAACAGGATAAGATCGACGAGGTTACAGACGTCGAAGTGGAAAGGGTAAGGCAAGCAATAGCCGAAGCAGTGGAGGCATTAGATCACGAGATCCACAGAATTTATATGAAGTACGCTGTAGATAATAAAATGGATTACTGGGACGCCTTACAGTATCTTACTGATAGTGAACGCAAGGAGTTTCAGCGCGATCTGCAATACTACATTGATAAGTACCACGACTCTGATTATGTTAAGAAGTATAAAAAAGAGCTGCACTCTTTGAGTGTAAGAGCCCGAGTGCAACGTATAGAGGCTTTCAAGGCAAATATAAAGCGTCATGCCTCCGACTTAGAGGAACTGCTTAATACCAGCGTGAGGGACTCAATCTCTACGCTTTATACTGTAGGTTATATGAATGCCTTATATGAGTCGATAAAGGGCGCACCACCTACAAGAAAACAGATAGTACCAGCCTTTAATGAGAAAGCTATACGTGAAATATTAGACACTCCTTGGAGTGGTAAGAACTACAGTAGCAAAGTATGGGACTTATCCGGAGACTTCTCGAAAAAATTAGAGGAAAAACTTATACAGGGGCTAATACAGGGGAAGCACCCAGACGTTATAGCCCGTGAGTTTAGAGCCTTTGGTTTCGGCAAGGAAAAACACTTAGGCAGAGGTGGCTTAGCGTGGCGTGCAGAAAGCCTAATAAGAACTGAGGCTACGAACATCGTAGAACAGGCGCAGCTTAACGCCTACAAAGAAACAAATACAGAAGAATACTACTTTATGACTGCTAAAGACGGAAAGGTCTGTAGTGTTTGTAGAGAAGTAACCAAAAAGCCTATAAGTATCGACAAGGCTAGGCAGGGAGTGAACTACCCTCCTATGCACACTTGTTGTCGTTGTACGACTAAAGCGGCTACGCGCTTCGACGATAATACAGACGACTACTACGATCTGTATGAAAAAAACTATGACGAGTGGAAAAAGAAGTACATAGACCCAGAACTAGAAAAACTTAATAAATTTGATAAATAG
- a CDS encoding phage portal protein, with product MSLSLDEKKDVLQRIIDDQHRRKDIAIAREYYYIDNPILRRGVLQDVKDLLRKADNRIAHNFHQLITDEEVDYLLSYAPIIDIGSETGNADIVKALGDDFLKTSRKLDIEACNSGCAWLHYWVDVNKKAIEYAIVPSDQVIPIMADSLKEQVERLIRYYPIIRTEGIAKKHYLRIEVWDDTSCEYFIVPGDRDSFTLGGAKDDGTIYHKHGKIPFIMFPNNNRHQGNLAKYQGLIDAYDIVVSGYVNDVMDIQQVIYILENYGGEDLDEFRKDLKRFKTVSVGNDGIDGSNGDLRTLTIDIPVEARNSLLDYLKKQIYTAGQALSRDVTSVGNASGQTLKFFYRDLDLKVGDKEVEFTAGFKELIRAICEYKGVAIKEPISITFTRNRISNDQETAQICKDSVGVIPTELIWANHPFVDDIEKCRKLWEAEHAEEDDYSKDFKPGSYEKKETQEE from the coding sequence ATGTCATTATCATTAGACGAAAAAAAGGACGTACTACAGCGAATTATTGACGATCAACATAGACGCAAAGATATAGCTATAGCGCGCGAATACTACTATATAGACAATCCTATCCTAAGGCGTGGAGTCTTACAGGACGTCAAGGATCTTTTGCGTAAGGCGGATAACCGTATCGCGCATAACTTCCACCAGCTCATAACAGACGAGGAGGTAGACTATCTGCTCAGTTATGCGCCAATCATAGACATAGGATCCGAAACGGGAAATGCCGATATTGTAAAAGCCCTTGGCGATGATTTTCTTAAAACTAGCCGTAAACTGGATATTGAGGCTTGTAATAGCGGTTGTGCCTGGCTGCACTATTGGGTAGACGTCAACAAAAAGGCGATAGAGTATGCCATTGTGCCAAGTGACCAAGTCATACCTATTATGGCTGACAGCTTAAAAGAACAGGTGGAGAGGCTTATACGATATTACCCTATAATAAGGACGGAGGGGATCGCTAAAAAGCACTACCTACGTATAGAGGTATGGGACGATACATCATGCGAGTATTTCATTGTCCCAGGAGATAGAGACAGTTTCACTCTTGGAGGCGCGAAAGACGACGGAACAATATATCACAAACACGGTAAAATACCGTTTATTATGTTCCCTAATAATAATCGACATCAAGGTAACCTTGCAAAATATCAAGGCTTAATAGACGCCTACGACATAGTCGTAAGTGGCTACGTCAACGACGTAATGGATATACAGCAAGTTATCTACATACTGGAAAACTATGGGGGCGAGGATCTCGATGAGTTTAGAAAAGATCTGAAACGCTTTAAGACTGTATCAGTGGGAAATGACGGTATCGACGGATCTAACGGAGATCTAAGGACTCTTACTATTGATATACCAGTAGAAGCTCGTAACAGTCTATTAGACTACCTTAAAAAGCAGATATACACCGCGGGGCAAGCCTTATCACGTGATGTAACGAGTGTAGGTAATGCTTCCGGACAAACTCTAAAGTTTTTCTATCGTGATTTAGACTTAAAAGTAGGAGACAAAGAAGTAGAGTTTACAGCGGGCTTTAAGGAACTGATCCGCGCTATATGCGAATATAAAGGCGTTGCTATTAAAGAGCCTATATCCATTACCTTTACACGTAATCGTATCAGTAACGACCAAGAAACCGCACAGATCTGTAAAGACTCTGTAGGCGTTATTCCGACGGAGCTCATATGGGCGAACCACCCATTCGTGGACGACATAGAAAAGTGTCGCAAGCTATGGGAGGCTGAGCACGCAGAAGAGGACGACTATAGTAAAGACTTTAAGCCTGGATCTTATGAAAAGAAAGAGACACAGGAGGAGTAG
- the terL gene encoding phage terminase large subunit: MLEARERIRQRAKILAARQGFFSYCQVTAGDFYKPDRAYLKKTCDEMQAFLRSDDDVLIVCEPPRHGKSRTAGKLVEWVLGNDRTKKVMTGSYNKTLSTSFSKNVRNNIDETKADEDKIIFSDIFPDVRIKYGDGAKDMWSVEGGYNSYLATAPDGTATGFGADLLILDDTIKNAYEAHHEGRKQEIWDWFTDTMLSRLETGAKIIIIMTRWATDDMAGRALEELPKAGYKVRQLTFTAEQPDGSMLCDEVLSRADFEKKKATMGEDIVQANYNQQPIDLKGRLYGEFKTYKSLPPFFDYIRSYTDTADEGNDYLVTIVYGVYLDCLYVLDVYLSQENNEHTERPNAAMLARNNVNLAIIESNNGGKGFARNVRALIKKLYPNKRVAIRWFHQSKNKKARIISEATTVMDKVIMPYNWRERWPEFEKQLYKYQRDGDNEHDDVPDCITGCVETYKVTGTKVLKSGKE, translated from the coding sequence ATGCTTGAGGCAAGAGAGAGGATCCGCCAAAGGGCTAAGATCCTCGCAGCAAGGCAGGGCTTCTTTAGTTACTGCCAAGTAACGGCCGGAGATTTTTATAAACCAGATAGAGCATACCTAAAAAAGACCTGCGACGAAATGCAGGCTTTTTTACGATCTGACGACGACGTACTTATCGTATGTGAACCACCAAGACACGGGAAAAGTCGTACAGCTGGTAAACTCGTTGAATGGGTGCTAGGCAACGATCGCACTAAAAAGGTCATGACAGGGTCATACAATAAGACGCTATCCACATCATTTAGTAAGAACGTCCGTAACAACATCGACGAGACAAAAGCCGACGAGGATAAGATCATATTCTCCGACATTTTCCCGGACGTCCGCATAAAGTACGGAGACGGCGCTAAGGATATGTGGAGCGTTGAGGGAGGATATAACTCTTACTTAGCCACAGCCCCAGACGGTACGGCTACTGGTTTTGGTGCTGACTTGCTTATACTTGACGACACCATAAAAAACGCCTATGAGGCACATCATGAAGGGCGTAAACAAGAGATATGGGACTGGTTTACTGACACCATGCTTTCACGATTGGAGACTGGCGCAAAAATCATTATAATAATGACGCGCTGGGCTACGGACGATATGGCAGGACGTGCACTAGAAGAATTGCCTAAGGCGGGCTATAAAGTGCGCCAGCTTACCTTTACCGCAGAGCAACCCGACGGGTCCATGCTATGCGACGAGGTGCTGAGCCGTGCAGACTTTGAAAAGAAAAAAGCCACCATGGGCGAGGACATCGTACAGGCGAACTACAACCAGCAACCTATTGACCTTAAAGGACGATTATACGGAGAATTTAAGACTTATAAGTCTTTGCCTCCGTTTTTTGATTATATACGCAGTTACACAGACACCGCCGACGAGGGTAACGATTATCTCGTTACTATCGTCTATGGTGTTTACCTCGATTGTTTGTATGTCCTCGACGTGTATCTATCGCAAGAGAACAACGAGCACACAGAACGACCTAATGCGGCAATGCTGGCGCGCAATAACGTGAACCTTGCTATCATCGAGTCTAATAACGGTGGTAAAGGGTTTGCGCGTAATGTCCGCGCCTTGATTAAAAAGCTATACCCTAACAAGAGGGTAGCCATTAGGTGGTTTCATCAGTCAAAAAACAAAAAGGCTCGTATCATTTCCGAGGCTACTACGGTCATGGATAAGGTTATCATGCCGTATAACTGGCGGGAACGCTGGCCCGAATTTGAAAAGCAGTTATATAAATATCAGCGCGACGGAGACAACGAACACGACGACGTACCAGATTGTATAACCGGTTGTGTTGAGACTTACAAGGTAACAGGCACTAAGGTGTTAAAAAGCGGAAAAGAATAG